In the Klebsiella aerogenes KCTC 2190 genome, one interval contains:
- the groL gene encoding chaperonin GroEL (60 kDa chaperone family; promotes refolding of misfolded polypeptides especially under stressful conditions; forms two stacked rings of heptamers to form a barrel-shaped 14mer; ends can be capped by GroES; misfolded proteins enter the barrel where they are refolded when GroES binds) has product MAAKDVKFGNDARVKMLRGVNVLADAVKVTLGPKGRNVVLDKSFGAPTITKDGVSVAREIELEDKFENMGAQMVKEVASKANDAAGDGTTTATVLAQAIVNEGLKAVAAGMNPMDLKRGIDKAVVAAVEELKALSVPCSDSKAIAQVGTISANSDETVGKLIAEAMDKVGKEGVITVEDGTGLEDELDVVEGMQFDRGYLSPYFINKPDTGAVELESPFILLADKKISNIREMLPVLEAVAKAGKPLVIIAEDVEGEALATLVVNTMRGIVKVAAVKAPGFGDRRKAMLQDIATLTGGTVISEEIGMELEKATLEDLGQAKRVVINKDTTTIIDGVGEEAAIQGRVAQIRKQIEEATSDYDREKLQERVAKLAGGVAVIKVGAATEVEMKEKKARVDDALHATRAAVEEGVVAGGGVALVRVAAKIAGLTGQNEDQNVGIKVALRAMEAPLRQIVSNAGEEPSVVANNVKAGDGNYGYNAATEEYGNMIDFGILDPTKVTRSALQYAASVAGLMITTECMVTDLPKGDAPDLGAAGGMGGMGGMGGMM; this is encoded by the coding sequence ATGGCAGCAAAAGACGTAAAATTCGGTAACGACGCTCGTGTAAAAATGCTGCGCGGCGTAAACGTACTGGCAGATGCAGTTAAAGTCACCCTGGGCCCGAAAGGCCGTAACGTTGTTCTGGACAAATCCTTCGGCGCGCCGACCATCACTAAAGATGGCGTTTCCGTTGCTCGTGAAATCGAACTGGAAGACAAATTCGAAAACATGGGCGCGCAGATGGTGAAAGAAGTTGCCTCTAAAGCGAACGACGCTGCAGGCGACGGTACCACCACCGCAACCGTACTGGCTCAGGCTATCGTTAACGAAGGCCTGAAAGCCGTTGCCGCGGGCATGAACCCGATGGATCTGAAACGTGGTATCGACAAAGCTGTCGTTGCCGCTGTGGAAGAACTGAAAGCGCTGTCCGTACCGTGCTCTGACTCTAAAGCCATTGCTCAGGTTGGTACTATCTCCGCTAACTCCGACGAAACCGTAGGTAAACTGATCGCTGAAGCGATGGATAAAGTCGGTAAAGAAGGCGTTATCACCGTTGAAGACGGTACCGGTCTGGAAGACGAACTGGACGTCGTTGAAGGTATGCAGTTCGACCGCGGCTACCTGTCCCCTTACTTCATCAACAAGCCGGATACCGGCGCTGTTGAACTGGAAAGCCCGTTCATCCTGCTGGCTGACAAAAAAATCTCCAACATCCGCGAAATGCTGCCGGTTCTGGAAGCCGTAGCGAAAGCTGGCAAACCGCTGGTTATCATCGCTGAAGACGTTGAAGGCGAAGCGCTGGCGACCCTGGTTGTTAACACCATGCGCGGCATCGTGAAAGTTGCAGCGGTTAAAGCGCCGGGCTTCGGCGACCGTCGTAAAGCTATGCTGCAGGACATCGCGACCCTGACTGGCGGTACCGTTATCTCTGAAGAGATCGGTATGGAGCTGGAAAAAGCGACTCTGGAAGACCTGGGTCAGGCTAAACGCGTTGTTATCAATAAAGACACCACCACCATCATCGATGGCGTTGGCGAAGAAGCCGCAATTCAGGGCCGCGTTGCTCAGATCCGTAAGCAGATCGAAGAAGCGACCTCTGATTACGACCGTGAAAAACTGCAGGAGCGCGTGGCTAAACTGGCCGGCGGCGTTGCGGTAATCAAAGTCGGTGCTGCTACCGAAGTTGAAATGAAAGAGAAAAAAGCGCGCGTTGACGATGCCCTGCACGCGACCCGTGCTGCGGTTGAAGAAGGCGTGGTAGCTGGCGGCGGCGTAGCGCTGGTCCGCGTGGCGGCGAAAATCGCTGGCCTGACCGGTCAGAACGAAGATCAGAACGTCGGTATCAAAGTTGCGCTGCGCGCAATGGAAGCGCCGCTGCGTCAGATCGTTTCCAACGCAGGTGAAGAGCCGTCTGTTGTTGCCAACAACGTGAAAGCAGGCGACGGTAACTACGGTTACAACGCGGCTACCGAAGAGTACGGCAACATGATCGACTTCGGTATCCTGGATCCGACTAAAGTCACCCGTTCTGCGCTGCAGTACGCGGCATCCGTTGCTGGTCTGATGATCACCACCGAGTGCATGGTGACCGACCTGCCGAAAGGTGACGCGCCTGACTTAGGTGCTGCTGGCGGCATGGGCGGCATGGGCGGTATGGGCGGCATGATGTAA
- a CDS encoding DUF4156 domain-containing protein, translated as MQVKYLAGIVGAALLLAGCSSSNELTAGGQSVRFVEDKPGTECQLLGTATGTQSNWLSGQNGDEGGSMRGAANALRNQAAAMGGNVIYGVSSPTQNLLSSFVPTDSQMNGQVYKCPN; from the coding sequence ATGCAGGTAAAATATTTAGCAGGGATTGTCGGCGCAGCATTATTGTTAGCGGGTTGCAGTTCCAGCAACGAATTAACCGCAGGCGGCCAGAGCGTGCGTTTTGTTGAAGATAAACCGGGAACGGAATGCCAGCTGTTAGGGACGGCTACCGGTACGCAAAGCAACTGGCTGTCCGGGCAGAATGGCGATGAAGGCGGCTCGATGCGCGGCGCGGCGAATGCGCTGCGTAACCAGGCGGCGGCCATGGGCGGTAACGTCATTTATGGCGTGAGCAGCCCGACGCAAAATCTGCTGTCGAGCTTTGTCCCGACCGATAGCCAGATGAACGGCCAGGTTTATAAGTGCCCGAACTGA
- the yjeJ gene encoding YjeJ family protein, whose amino-acid sequence MQGTFIGFNTAGITYEDHFMALLLKVQNQNGLCRTFYLQAPALADLLMVLTTRMSVFLQRLQQSDDTLKEELIAYNNELIANTPAVDMAEVQNPNPELRIMSITLKPGVNESTLILMLQNEQITTLRIDDRQVEALIMGINQSLKMVADTKLNEYLALALDFVLLYTVDLTSQPNIEYQQYPQEEWKLNLFSHHLAVLYSYEQEEGKKVLSGAVIKTSAAHQSDFEKSIVLRLLEKSQKLKQVHSQHTPYQIFSKVIPSAPGQMLTRDECMLSLREFYVATKAALEA is encoded by the coding sequence ATGCAAGGAACGTTTATTGGTTTTAACACCGCCGGAATTACCTATGAAGACCATTTCATGGCACTGCTGCTGAAAGTACAAAACCAGAATGGCCTGTGTCGGACATTCTATTTACAGGCGCCGGCGCTGGCTGACTTGCTCATGGTCCTGACAACTCGAATGTCTGTTTTCTTACAGCGCTTGCAGCAAAGCGACGATACGCTGAAAGAGGAACTTATTGCCTACAATAATGAGCTCATCGCCAATACCCCAGCAGTCGATATGGCAGAGGTACAAAACCCGAATCCGGAGCTGCGGATCATGTCGATCACGTTGAAACCGGGGGTAAATGAGTCAACGCTGATCCTGATGCTGCAAAACGAGCAAATCACAACGTTACGAATTGATGACCGCCAGGTGGAAGCGCTGATTATGGGCATCAATCAATCGCTCAAAATGGTTGCGGATACGAAATTAAACGAGTATCTGGCGCTAGCGTTGGATTTCGTGCTGTTGTATACCGTCGATTTAACCAGCCAACCCAATATCGAGTACCAGCAATATCCTCAGGAAGAGTGGAAGCTGAATTTGTTTAGCCACCATCTGGCCGTGTTATACAGCTACGAGCAGGAGGAGGGTAAAAAAGTACTCTCCGGTGCGGTGATTAAAACCAGCGCCGCGCATCAGTCAGATTTTGAAAAGAGTATCGTGCTGCGTCTGCTTGAAAAGAGCCAGAAGCTAAAACAGGTCCACAGCCAGCATACGCCGTATCAAATCTTCAGTAAGGTAATTCCATCCGCCCCGGGACAAATGCTAACCAGAGATGAATGTATGCTGTCGCTGCGTGAATTCTACGTGGCTACCAAAGCAGCGCTTGAGGCATAA
- a CDS encoding peptidase domain-containing ABC transporter — protein sequence MTNELFEKITAKVNFSILRKTPVILQSEAAECGIACLAMVCGHYGLDIDLFNFRQRFGSPSQGVTLMSLSKTAEHAGLKSRALSLDLDEIRQLKLPCVIHWGMNHYVVLTKVRKSSFMVHDPALGKRIIGIQEMSNNFTGIALELWPDQNFQQEKAKSRLRLLDLMRNIVGLKSALLKIFAFSVVVEAIGLLLPIGTQLVTDHVIMAHDQSLLSVICIGLVFFTLFRTFISMLRAWTSLTLNTLTNIQWKTTLFDHLASLPLAFFEKRHLGDIQSRFSSLDTIRSTFTNSIVSGIIDSIMTIGLLIMLTLYGGWLTWVVVGFTLCYALMRLGTYRFYRRVAEEQVIKGARSSSHFMESLYGISTIKALNLKERRSQHWLNINIDACNAGIKQTRFDMMFSGINTFITAIDQVAVLWLGAIMVIDNEMTLGMFMAFNAYRGQFSQRASSLVDLTMQLRMLSLHNERLSEIVFSEPEQELPSRDVFSKDAGARLEVRNLSYQYDPFSQPIFSNLNITVEPGESVALVGPSGVGKTTLLKVMCGLLSPTSGDVFADNLDIQKIGLNNYRQGTACVLQEDRLFSGSLIDNISGFEDNADLDFVVECAKRCNIHDEIMKMPMGYETIVGELGLGISGGQKQRILIARALYRKPSILFMDEATSHLDLRNESVINQSISGLSITRVIVAHRPSTIASADRVIDLSQSKIPMPA from the coding sequence ATGACTAATGAACTGTTTGAAAAAATTACGGCGAAAGTTAATTTTTCGATATTGAGAAAGACGCCGGTAATACTGCAATCGGAAGCCGCCGAGTGTGGCATTGCCTGTCTGGCAATGGTTTGCGGCCATTATGGTCTCGATATTGATCTGTTCAATTTCCGTCAACGCTTTGGCAGCCCCTCCCAGGGGGTAACGTTGATGTCATTGAGCAAAACGGCAGAACATGCTGGCTTAAAAAGCCGCGCGCTGTCGCTCGATCTTGATGAAATCAGACAATTAAAGCTGCCCTGCGTTATCCACTGGGGAATGAACCACTACGTCGTGCTCACCAAAGTACGCAAATCTAGCTTTATGGTTCACGACCCGGCGCTGGGTAAACGCATTATCGGCATTCAGGAAATGTCGAACAACTTTACCGGCATCGCGTTAGAGTTATGGCCCGATCAGAACTTCCAGCAGGAAAAAGCCAAATCTCGCCTACGTTTGTTAGATCTGATGCGTAATATTGTTGGCTTAAAATCAGCGCTGCTGAAAATTTTCGCCTTTTCCGTCGTCGTTGAAGCGATTGGACTACTGTTGCCAATAGGCACGCAGTTGGTCACTGACCACGTGATCATGGCCCACGATCAAAGCCTGCTCTCGGTTATCTGTATTGGTCTGGTCTTCTTTACCCTCTTCCGCACCTTTATCAGTATGCTGCGCGCATGGACTTCACTGACGCTCAACACGCTAACCAATATTCAGTGGAAAACCACTCTATTCGATCATTTGGCCAGCCTGCCGCTGGCATTTTTCGAAAAACGTCATCTGGGGGATATTCAGTCCCGTTTCTCTTCGCTGGATACCATTCGCTCCACGTTCACTAATAGCATCGTCAGCGGCATTATCGACTCGATCATGACGATCGGCCTGCTGATTATGCTCACCCTGTACGGCGGTTGGCTAACATGGGTCGTCGTTGGCTTTACCTTATGTTACGCCCTTATGCGTCTGGGAACTTATCGCTTCTATCGCCGCGTTGCTGAAGAACAGGTAATCAAAGGCGCGCGCTCCAGTTCACACTTTATGGAGTCGCTATACGGTATTTCGACCATCAAAGCGCTGAACCTGAAAGAACGCCGCTCTCAGCACTGGCTGAATATTAACATCGACGCCTGTAATGCGGGGATCAAACAGACCCGTTTCGACATGATGTTTAGCGGTATCAATACCTTTATTACCGCCATCGATCAGGTTGCGGTACTGTGGCTGGGCGCCATTATGGTTATTGATAATGAAATGACCCTCGGTATGTTTATGGCTTTTAACGCCTACCGGGGCCAGTTCTCCCAGCGCGCATCCAGCCTGGTTGATCTTACCATGCAGCTGCGCATGCTCTCGCTGCATAACGAACGTCTTTCTGAAATCGTCTTCAGCGAACCCGAGCAAGAGTTGCCATCACGGGACGTCTTTTCGAAAGATGCCGGCGCCAGGCTTGAAGTCAGAAACCTCAGCTATCAATACGATCCCTTTTCGCAGCCGATTTTCTCAAACCTGAACATCACCGTTGAGCCCGGCGAATCCGTCGCGCTGGTCGGCCCGTCCGGCGTCGGTAAGACCACGCTATTGAAAGTGATGTGCGGGCTGCTCTCCCCCACCAGCGGCGATGTGTTTGCCGATAATCTCGATATCCAGAAAATAGGTTTAAATAACTATCGCCAGGGAACCGCCTGCGTATTGCAGGAGGACAGGCTCTTTTCCGGTTCGCTTATTGATAATATCAGCGGCTTTGAAGACAACGCCGATCTGGATTTTGTCGTCGAATGCGCCAAACGCTGCAACATTCACGACGAAATTATGAAAATGCCGATGGGCTATGAAACCATCGTTGGTGAGTTGGGCCTGGGGATTTCCGGGGGCCAAAAGCAACGTATTTTGATTGCCCGAGCGCTTTACCGTAAACCGAGCATTCTGTTTATGGATGAGGCCACCAGCCATCTTGATTTAAGAAATGAGTCTGTTATCAACCAATCGATTTCAGGGCTCAGTATTACCCGCGTCATCGTTGCCCACCGCCCGTCAACCATCGCCTCTGCCGATCGGGTTATTGATTTGTCGCAATCAAAAATACCAATGCCAGCGTAA
- a CDS encoding fimbrial protein, translating into MKRMFILLMLLVICGEATAKCSYSGSIQRQAFTIRAKIPTDDSIPVGSILYSAKYGTGNYKNFSCSQKTNDQYITTISTPEVAGVTGIQGKPVYETGIDGIGFQISDLLESKNGALVPAVAGSVLVPFENTSDNYYKFITVWFIKTKQVIDTSGSDSNPSISFSVGNPTTNPGSNDKLLYTTNIKLKNTKYQATSCDISPSSSQITLGRIKKSTLMSVSRGGVTPEQKNFLLTITCPAGSIGNTLMYWFNPIGTASTSGDGIIDNMITDDSGAKNVGIIFKQTGTPLVFYDMDSYSFNSAATSQVINLTADYYRKSNSVDDITNGRVKAMLEVVIQEQ; encoded by the coding sequence ATGAAGAGAATGTTTATTCTATTAATGCTTTTAGTTATCTGCGGTGAGGCGACTGCAAAATGTAGTTACTCAGGCAGCATCCAGCGGCAAGCATTTACTATTAGAGCAAAAATACCGACAGACGACTCAATTCCAGTGGGAAGCATATTATATTCGGCTAAATACGGCACTGGTAACTATAAAAACTTCTCATGTAGCCAAAAAACTAACGATCAGTATATAACTACCATCAGTACACCAGAAGTAGCTGGCGTTACAGGAATACAGGGAAAGCCAGTATATGAAACCGGAATTGACGGTATTGGATTCCAGATATCCGATCTTCTGGAAAGCAAAAATGGCGCATTAGTGCCTGCTGTCGCGGGCTCAGTACTAGTACCATTTGAAAATACGTCAGATAATTACTATAAATTCATTACCGTGTGGTTTATCAAAACCAAGCAGGTCATTGATACTTCAGGTTCGGACTCAAACCCATCAATAAGTTTCTCTGTCGGCAATCCTACCACCAACCCTGGAAGTAATGACAAACTATTATATACAACCAATATCAAGCTAAAAAACACCAAATATCAGGCAACCTCATGTGACATATCACCATCCAGTTCACAAATAACGCTCGGCCGGATTAAAAAAAGCACGCTAATGTCGGTCTCCCGCGGCGGCGTCACGCCAGAGCAAAAGAATTTCTTATTAACCATTACCTGCCCTGCAGGTTCCATCGGGAATACTTTAATGTACTGGTTTAATCCGATAGGCACCGCGAGCACATCTGGCGATGGTATCATTGATAATATGATAACCGACGATTCTGGCGCCAAAAATGTTGGTATCATTTTCAAACAAACTGGCACCCCGTTAGTCTTTTATGATATGGATAGCTACAGTTTTAATAGTGCCGCAACATCGCAGGTGATCAATCTCACCGCTGATTACTATCGCAAAAGCAATAGTGTTGACGACATTACAAATGGTAGAGTTAAAGCAATGTTAGAAGTAGTTATTCAGGAACAATAA
- a CDS encoding fimbria/pilus outer membrane usher protein: MQNKNKDLFKLSAPGIALLAAFFSGLDNKAQARDFFDPSFINSLNGSDPSNAPDLSVFEARNAQAPGNYRVDIVFNGQYLDTKTIKFVIDNSRASTASDEIKLAPCFSLKDLSQYGVRVKAFTKLQEDANGCTNLTVIPDTKADFDFNAQRLNISIPQAALSTVVQGFIPEDQFDDGINALLVNYQFSGSDDFESEDEYYSLNLQSGLNLGPWRIRNLSTWNKTKGDAGDWESAYLYMQRSIRPINSNLVMGESSSLSGIFDSVPFTGVQLATDTSMLPESLRGYAPIIRGIAKTNARVIVKQNGYQVYQTYVAPGAFEITDMYPSGGSGDLYVTVEESDGSKQEFIVPFATLPVMVREGQLQYEITSGKYRPYDDGVHETPFTQATASYGVSSSLTAYGGMQMASHYQALSSGLGYNLGDFGAASADVTQAWSKMQDREKTSGQSWRIRYGKNILDTGTNITIAGYRYSTKGFNTLSEVLDSYANDGRYTTRSLRNRTNLTLNQSLGKGLGSVSISGLVEDYWDDKRTNKSISVGYNGGFRNVNFYLGYSYSRYTWSNNSSDSDAQDDQRITLTVTLPISNWLPGTYTSYQLTNSNPGSTDQSVAIGGVGLENDSLDWSIQQGYSNREYYSGDMRATYNGSQGSINAGYSYDRDSQRVDYGASGSIIAHADGITLGQDITDAAVLVKAPGLDNVKLTTDSTISTDYRGYAIVPYVTPYRRTDITLDSTTLGDDMELPETTQTVVPTRGAIVRANYDGKIGQRAFIHLKTASGQDVPYGAMVLLADDAKSQASIVSDAGMVYMSGLQQTGTLNVQWGKSSSQQCKAPFTLPPREGKTAGLNQIEAVCR; encoded by the coding sequence ATGCAAAATAAAAATAAAGACCTATTCAAACTATCAGCGCCAGGAATTGCATTACTGGCCGCATTTTTTTCTGGTTTGGATAACAAAGCGCAAGCACGTGATTTTTTCGATCCCTCATTCATAAACTCATTGAATGGTAGCGATCCTTCAAACGCCCCAGACTTATCTGTGTTTGAAGCCAGGAACGCGCAGGCTCCCGGTAACTACCGGGTGGACATCGTCTTTAATGGCCAATACCTGGATACCAAAACTATAAAATTTGTGATTGATAATAGCCGGGCCAGCACCGCTAGCGATGAGATCAAACTGGCGCCCTGCTTCAGTCTCAAGGACTTATCGCAATATGGCGTTAGAGTTAAAGCATTCACTAAATTGCAAGAAGATGCTAATGGTTGTACTAACCTGACGGTTATTCCAGATACCAAAGCGGATTTTGATTTTAACGCGCAGCGTTTAAATATCTCCATCCCTCAGGCGGCATTATCCACCGTCGTGCAAGGATTTATCCCTGAGGATCAATTTGACGACGGAATTAACGCGCTACTGGTGAATTACCAGTTCAGCGGCTCGGATGATTTCGAATCCGAAGACGAATACTATAGTCTTAACCTCCAGTCCGGCTTAAACCTCGGCCCCTGGCGCATCAGGAATCTGAGCACCTGGAATAAAACAAAAGGCGACGCAGGCGACTGGGAGTCGGCGTACCTGTACATGCAGCGTAGTATACGCCCCATTAACAGTAATTTGGTGATGGGCGAAAGCTCCTCGCTTTCCGGGATCTTTGACAGCGTTCCGTTTACTGGGGTCCAACTCGCGACGGATACCTCCATGCTGCCAGAGAGCCTGCGCGGCTATGCGCCAATTATCCGAGGGATTGCAAAAACCAACGCCAGGGTGATCGTTAAGCAAAACGGCTATCAGGTCTATCAGACCTACGTTGCCCCCGGCGCCTTTGAAATCACCGATATGTATCCCAGCGGCGGTAGCGGCGACCTGTATGTAACCGTAGAAGAATCAGATGGCTCAAAGCAAGAATTCATCGTACCGTTCGCCACGCTACCGGTCATGGTGCGTGAAGGCCAGCTGCAGTATGAAATCACTTCAGGTAAATATCGCCCATATGATGACGGCGTACATGAAACGCCATTTACCCAGGCAACGGCCAGCTACGGGGTGTCCAGTAGCCTGACCGCCTACGGCGGGATGCAGATGGCCTCGCATTATCAGGCGTTGTCATCCGGTCTCGGCTATAACCTCGGCGATTTCGGAGCCGCGTCAGCTGACGTCACCCAAGCCTGGTCAAAAATGCAGGATCGGGAAAAGACTTCAGGACAGTCCTGGCGAATCCGTTATGGTAAAAATATCCTTGATACCGGCACCAACATCACCATCGCTGGCTATCGATACTCTACTAAGGGATTTAACACCTTATCCGAGGTGCTGGATAGTTATGCTAATGACGGTCGCTATACCACCCGTTCATTACGCAATCGCACCAACCTGACCCTCAACCAAAGTCTGGGTAAAGGCCTGGGCAGCGTATCTATTAGCGGGCTGGTTGAAGATTATTGGGATGATAAACGCACCAACAAATCTATCAGCGTTGGCTATAACGGCGGCTTTAGAAATGTGAACTTCTATCTGGGCTATAGCTATAGCCGCTATACCTGGAGCAACAATAGCTCCGACAGCGACGCGCAGGACGATCAGCGCATTACGTTGACCGTCACGCTGCCAATCAGCAACTGGCTCCCTGGCACCTACACCAGCTATCAGCTCACCAATAGTAACCCCGGCTCGACGGATCAATCCGTCGCTATCGGCGGCGTGGGGCTGGAAAACGATAGCCTGGACTGGAGTATCCAGCAGGGATATAGCAACCGTGAGTATTACAGCGGCGACATGCGCGCTACCTATAACGGTTCCCAGGGCAGCATCAATGCCGGTTATAGCTACGATCGTGACAGTCAGCGCGTGGATTATGGCGCCAGCGGTAGCATTATCGCCCACGCCGACGGTATTACGTTAGGACAGGACATCACCGATGCCGCCGTGCTGGTTAAGGCTCCAGGCTTAGATAACGTCAAGCTGACTACCGATAGCACTATCTCAACCGACTACCGCGGCTATGCCATCGTGCCTTACGTCACCCCTTATCGCCGCACTGATATTACCCTTGATAGCACCACGCTTGGTGATGATATGGAACTGCCGGAAACGACGCAAACCGTGGTGCCAACCCGCGGCGCCATTGTACGGGCCAACTACGACGGCAAGATCGGACAACGCGCCTTTATTCACCTGAAAACGGCTAGCGGTCAAGACGTTCCTTACGGCGCTATGGTCTTACTGGCCGACGATGCGAAAAGCCAGGCGAGTATCGTCAGCGACGCCGGGATGGTCTATATGTCCGGTCTGCAGCAAACCGGGACGCTCAACGTACAGTGGGGAAAAAGTAGTTCCCAGCAATGTAAAGCCCCCTTCACATTACCTCCGCGGGAAGGCAAAACCGCTGGCTTAAACCAGATCGAAGCGGTGTGTCGCTAG
- a CDS encoding fimbrial biogenesis chaperone gives MFRTLFKLVFPCFLLISGIAHAGIVIESTRYLYKEGSREVTAQIENKDGIPYLIKSWIETPKGQTPSFMATPPLFRLEAKQQNTVRLFSTGNVAAPTDRESIFYFNVMAIPPADDTNAKNNTIQLAVRHRMRLVFRPKSLFDMTPNTEAAKLEWRKSGNKLSIKNPTPFFYYFNTIKIGNTEIKNEVSSVPPMETKEVTLKQNVTASGITWKIVNDYGGAGTLYSSSL, from the coding sequence ATGTTCAGGACCTTATTTAAACTTGTCTTTCCCTGTTTTTTACTGATAAGCGGCATTGCGCATGCCGGTATCGTCATTGAGTCTACCCGCTATCTTTACAAAGAAGGCTCCCGTGAAGTAACGGCACAAATAGAGAACAAAGACGGTATCCCCTATTTAATCAAGTCCTGGATTGAGACCCCAAAAGGACAAACGCCGTCATTCATGGCCACGCCGCCACTGTTTCGTCTCGAAGCAAAACAACAAAATACCGTTCGCCTGTTTTCTACAGGTAATGTCGCGGCGCCAACCGATCGCGAATCGATATTTTATTTCAACGTTATGGCTATTCCCCCCGCGGATGATACGAATGCTAAAAATAATACCATCCAGCTGGCGGTTCGCCATCGTATGCGTCTGGTATTTCGGCCAAAATCGCTGTTTGATATGACCCCGAATACCGAAGCGGCAAAACTTGAATGGCGAAAATCAGGCAATAAATTATCAATTAAGAACCCTACGCCATTTTTCTATTACTTCAATACAATAAAAATCGGTAATACCGAAATTAAAAATGAAGTGAGTTCTGTCCCGCCGATGGAGACCAAGGAAGTCACTTTAAAACAAAATGTAACCGCATCAGGTATTACATGGAAAATAGTCAACGATTATGGCGGAGCCGGAACGCTCTATTCATCATCGTTGTAA
- a CDS encoding fimbrial protein, with translation MKKTIVAVMVAASAVLSAQAMAANTAEVTVLGEVNDSSSSCVVTPTGTLNNGIVRLTSVTTSEANAQTANVLFKSQKFGFDVSDCAKGSEKPATGLTVAVTGTTSANATILDNTADDGAAGIGIGIAKASDGSRVAFDGSQTMAETYTDGSVTSLNYYAGYVKVNEATTVTEGPVKGVATFTIDYTTGA, from the coding sequence ATGAAAAAAACAATCGTAGCTGTAATGGTTGCTGCATCTGCAGTTCTGAGCGCACAGGCAATGGCCGCTAACACTGCTGAAGTGACCGTTCTTGGCGAAGTCAACGACTCCTCTTCTTCTTGCGTAGTCACCCCGACTGGTACTCTGAACAACGGCATCGTTCGTCTGACTTCTGTTACCACCAGCGAAGCGAATGCACAGACTGCTAACGTCCTGTTCAAAAGCCAGAAGTTTGGTTTTGACGTTTCTGATTGCGCCAAAGGCAGCGAAAAACCAGCAACCGGCCTGACTGTTGCAGTTACTGGTACCACCAGCGCCAACGCAACAATTCTGGACAACACCGCTGACGACGGCGCTGCCGGCATCGGTATCGGCATCGCGAAAGCCAGCGATGGTTCTCGTGTAGCCTTCGATGGTTCCCAAACCATGGCTGAAACCTACACTGACGGTTCCGTCACTTCTCTGAACTACTACGCGGGTTATGTGAAAGTAAACGAAGCTACCACCGTAACCGAAGGTCCGGTTAAAGGCGTAGCAACCTTTACTATCGACTATACCACTGGCGCTTAA
- a CDS encoding winged helix-turn-helix domain-containing protein codes for MAFSEFIINNEVIFDVNMSELRPVNGNGESINLNGPTARCLQLLIESNGRIISREEFLESVWKTRGVVVAQNTFYQNISLLRKSLLKAGLSQDIIVTVRQRGFILATGSLIVPVVKAEEEVSTCQITPLIKKVVTIEDSVPEINNNERQNYIENKRDRAFKLPMWFILMFVIMAVTNILSLFY; via the coding sequence ATGGCATTTAGCGAGTTCATTATTAATAATGAAGTCATATTCGATGTGAATATGAGTGAGTTACGACCTGTTAATGGAAATGGTGAAAGCATTAACTTGAATGGTCCAACTGCACGTTGTCTACAATTGTTAATTGAAAGTAATGGACGAATCATTTCTCGAGAAGAATTTCTGGAATCTGTCTGGAAAACAAGGGGGGTTGTCGTCGCGCAAAATACTTTTTATCAAAACATATCATTGCTCAGAAAATCACTGCTGAAGGCTGGATTATCACAGGATATCATTGTTACTGTCAGGCAGCGTGGGTTTATTCTTGCAACTGGTTCCTTGATCGTACCGGTTGTCAAAGCTGAGGAAGAAGTGTCTACCTGCCAGATAACCCCCTTAATAAAAAAAGTTGTAACAATAGAAGATAGTGTGCCAGAGATAAATAACAATGAGCGCCAAAATTATATTGAAAACAAAAGAGATAGAGCATTTAAATTACCCATGTGGTTTATTCTTATGTTCGTAATTATGGCTGTAACTAATATCCTTTCGTTATTTTATTAG